A genomic stretch from Edaphobacter lichenicola includes:
- a CDS encoding ArdC-like ssDNA-binding domain-containing protein → MSNDRAQELTAKINESITALCAETDAAKQSEIYLAWLSTVSRFYKYSFGNCLLIWTQAPEATRVAGFNTWKSLGRFVKKGETGIRILAPIVRKVDEEKDGTTEKVSRPFGFRSVSVFAQEQTDGQPLPELNTNATEGGETLLPLLEKAAAHLNITLVYKAIAGNAEGYSKGGLIEIEETLDTPARCGVIAHEIGHELMHRTNREGTTRQQRELEAESVSYAVLAHFGIHSESRFYLATYDVTAEMLTASLQTIGTAAKKIISMIEDSGEQIEEGEGEQPPAPLAIPA, encoded by the coding sequence ATGAGTAACGACAGAGCACAGGAACTCACCGCAAAGATCAACGAATCTATCACCGCACTATGCGCCGAGACCGACGCTGCGAAGCAGTCAGAAATCTATCTCGCGTGGTTGTCCACCGTGAGCCGCTTTTACAAATATTCCTTCGGTAATTGCCTTCTCATCTGGACGCAAGCGCCAGAGGCAACCCGCGTTGCCGGGTTCAACACTTGGAAATCATTAGGCCGATTTGTGAAGAAGGGCGAGACCGGCATCCGCATTCTTGCTCCCATCGTTCGTAAGGTGGACGAGGAGAAAGACGGCACCACGGAGAAGGTATCCCGGCCCTTTGGTTTCCGTTCCGTGTCGGTCTTCGCTCAGGAACAGACGGACGGCCAACCACTCCCCGAACTGAACACCAACGCCACAGAAGGAGGTGAAACCCTTCTCCCGCTGTTGGAGAAGGCAGCGGCCCACCTCAACATCACGCTCGTTTACAAGGCTATCGCCGGTAACGCAGAAGGCTATAGCAAGGGCGGATTGATCGAGATCGAGGAGACGTTAGACACCCCCGCACGTTGCGGAGTAATCGCCCATGAAATCGGCCACGAATTGATGCACCGAACCAACCGCGAGGGCACCACACGTCAGCAGAGAGAGCTTGAGGCCGAGTCCGTATCCTATGCGGTCCTCGCTCACTTCGGCATCCACTCCGAAAGCCGCTTCTATCTTGCAACCTATGACGTAACCGCCGAGATGCTGACCGCTTCCCTTCAGACCATCGGCACTGCTGCGAAGAAGATTATCAGCATGATTGAGGACTCAGGCGAACAGATCGAGGAGGGCGAGGGCGAACAGCCCCCCGCCCCGCTCGCCATCCCCGCCTAG
- a CDS encoding RepB family DNA primase has protein sequence MDKTESTVRNMLTAIEAPLYDIGVLSDRGMLPGLDGIPAAAVLDRLSLLKYRNVRGSHIYIRPSGEHRFTVLDDLNEATLARLAADGFNPCAVVETSAGNFQAWLKHPDVFPKLIGTFAAQTLAGRYDADPSAADWRRFGRLPGFTNCKPKYRKPDGLFPFVRLKSNSGEQYPMAEAFVQEITKLYEEREQEREDRRIQASLSPQRGPRLSNLSLERFRTSTKYQDRPAAADIAFCVAAYANGMTGDRIERALEDDYLSRDPSTSKRAAYIRRTMEKARRWAER, from the coding sequence ATGGACAAGACCGAATCCACAGTTCGCAACATGCTCACAGCTATTGAGGCGCCGCTCTACGATATCGGTGTCCTGAGTGATCGCGGGATGCTTCCCGGCCTCGACGGCATTCCCGCCGCGGCGGTGCTCGACCGGCTTTCGCTACTCAAGTATCGCAACGTTCGCGGCTCCCATATCTATATCCGTCCTTCAGGTGAGCATCGTTTCACCGTACTTGACGACCTCAACGAGGCCACGCTCGCGCGGCTCGCGGCGGATGGCTTCAATCCTTGCGCAGTTGTTGAGACAAGTGCCGGCAACTTCCAAGCCTGGTTGAAGCACCCCGATGTGTTTCCAAAACTCATCGGAACTTTCGCCGCACAGACGCTTGCCGGACGATACGATGCCGATCCAAGCGCGGCGGACTGGAGGCGGTTCGGGCGGCTCCCCGGCTTCACGAATTGCAAACCCAAGTACCGCAAGCCCGATGGTCTATTCCCTTTCGTTCGGCTCAAGAGTAATAGTGGCGAGCAGTATCCGATGGCAGAGGCCTTCGTACAGGAAATCACGAAACTCTATGAAGAACGAGAACAGGAGCGAGAGGACCGACGCATACAGGCGTCTCTTTCTCCCCAACGGGGACCGAGGTTATCGAATCTGTCTCTCGAACGCTTCCGTACCTCCACCAAGTACCAGGACCGGCCCGCCGCTGCTGACATTGCCTTCTGTGTCGCCGCTTATGCCAATGGCATGACCGGAGACCGTATCGAACGCGCCCTTGAAGACGACTATCTATCGCGCGATCCCAGCACTTCAAAGCGAGCTGCCTACATCCGGAGAACTATGGAGAAGGCGAGGAGATGGGCCGAGCGATAG
- a CDS encoding single-stranded DNA-binding protein, producing MFNKVILIGRLGQNAEAKTAQNNKEYVILNIATQESWKNDKGDYETRTEWHRVYAWRNLSKFAKTLQKGQLITLEGTLRYREVEDEIEGTTFKHRIAEIHAISMKRLSKIETADDPADGAGDE from the coding sequence ATGTTCAACAAAGTCATTCTCATCGGCCGCCTCGGACAGAACGCAGAAGCCAAAACCGCTCAGAACAACAAAGAGTACGTCATCCTCAACATCGCAACCCAGGAGAGCTGGAAGAACGACAAAGGCGACTACGAAACCCGCACCGAATGGCATCGCGTCTATGCGTGGAGGAATCTCTCGAAATTCGCCAAAACTCTCCAGAAGGGGCAGCTCATCACTCTTGAAGGCACCTTGCGGTATCGCGAGGTCGAGGATGAGATTGAGGGCACCACGTTCAAGCACCGGATCGCGGAGATCCACGCCATCAGCATGAAGCGACTCTCGAAGATCGAGACCGCTGATGATCCAGCAGACGGAGCCGGCGACGAGTAA
- a CDS encoding ATP-binding protein, which yields MSNVNVSRVIENIRGVTTVYTAIVEVIVNAIQATEQNSSQAGEVKIRAIRSAQLEADGSLPDITGFEIQDNGIGFTKENRDSFDTLYTDLKISDGGKGFGRFICLKYFDRLQVESDYKAQDSFFHRSFRMGKGKEIIVDESNGPSKASASRTIVRLEWIKKMKSLDKRLETIARNLAEKLLPYFITANYNCPKIVLSELDDSDAVVLNDFVSNQISSVIQEIPLTKDSFELTFDETIEQFHIRLFKFFFPKNLKSRISLVAHKREVSSSVLHGYIPEFSEDFYERTPGPDGGAARNYIVKAYVFGRFLDRHVSLERGSFDLSAGGEPLYKITQDDIETSAAEIAKEALGSDILIRQQKKQEDVQTYVDDLAPWHKYVVKSLDLTSMPYNPSAEEIEMRLQREKYRHEVQLRKDVDQILAGAALGDLRPNVARVVEAISESGKNDLVHYIALRRNILELFGKSLELDDGGAYQSEGLVHDIIFPRKGDTEITAFNDHNLWIIDERLNFSSYVSSDIPLNGGKSERPDLAVYDKRILFRGDNEASNPITIFEFKKPQRDDFVNPSSKDDPIQQIIRYVNSIRDGKYKTPKGKKMLVETNTPFYGYVVCDLTSKVEEWLLREKNFKVMPDRLGWFLWYENINLYIEVLSWDKILRDARLRNRIFFHKLGIS from the coding sequence ATGAGCAACGTAAACGTCAGCAGGGTTATCGAGAATATTCGTGGCGTCACAACGGTCTACACCGCGATCGTCGAAGTCATCGTGAACGCCATACAGGCAACCGAGCAAAATAGCTCTCAGGCCGGAGAAGTAAAGATTAGGGCAATACGAAGCGCTCAATTGGAAGCCGATGGGAGCCTTCCCGACATCACAGGGTTTGAGATCCAGGATAACGGAATTGGGTTTACAAAAGAAAACCGCGATTCGTTCGACACACTTTATACAGACCTGAAGATTAGCGACGGAGGAAAAGGGTTCGGGCGCTTTATCTGTCTCAAATATTTCGACCGTCTCCAGGTGGAGAGCGATTACAAGGCGCAGGATAGCTTCTTTCATCGTTCGTTCCGGATGGGCAAAGGCAAAGAGATCATCGTTGATGAATCGAACGGTCCGTCCAAAGCCTCGGCGTCCAGAACAATTGTCCGCCTCGAGTGGATCAAGAAGATGAAGTCGCTTGATAAGCGGCTGGAGACCATCGCTCGGAATCTCGCCGAGAAGCTCCTGCCGTATTTCATCACTGCCAACTACAACTGCCCCAAGATTGTTCTGTCAGAACTGGACGATTCTGACGCGGTGGTGCTTAACGACTTTGTCAGCAATCAGATTTCATCCGTGATTCAGGAGATCCCGCTCACGAAAGATTCCTTCGAGCTGACGTTCGACGAGACTATAGAACAGTTCCACATTCGACTTTTCAAGTTCTTCTTTCCAAAAAACCTTAAGAGCCGCATCAGCCTCGTCGCTCATAAACGTGAAGTTTCCTCTTCCGTGCTGCATGGATACATCCCTGAATTTTCAGAAGACTTCTATGAAAGGACACCCGGCCCTGACGGAGGTGCTGCAAGAAACTACATCGTCAAAGCATATGTTTTTGGCCGGTTCCTCGATCGCCATGTATCTCTGGAACGTGGGAGCTTCGATTTATCTGCTGGCGGGGAACCGCTTTACAAGATCACTCAAGACGACATAGAAACGTCAGCCGCGGAAATTGCAAAAGAGGCACTCGGTTCCGATATTTTGATCCGTCAGCAGAAGAAGCAAGAGGATGTACAGACATATGTTGACGACCTGGCCCCGTGGCATAAATATGTCGTTAAATCCCTCGACTTGACGAGCATGCCGTACAACCCCTCCGCAGAAGAAATAGAGATGCGTCTACAGAGGGAGAAATATCGACATGAAGTACAACTGCGCAAGGATGTCGATCAGATTCTTGCGGGAGCAGCCCTCGGAGACTTGCGACCAAATGTTGCCCGAGTAGTCGAAGCAATTTCTGAATCAGGCAAGAACGATTTGGTGCATTACATTGCGTTGCGCCGAAACATACTAGAACTCTTTGGCAAGAGTCTTGAGCTCGATGACGGCGGCGCATATCAGAGCGAAGGCTTGGTGCACGACATTATTTTCCCCCGTAAGGGTGACACTGAAATAACGGCCTTTAATGATCACAATCTTTGGATCATCGACGAGCGGCTGAATTTTTCGAGCTACGTCTCGTCGGACATTCCGCTAAACGGCGGAAAGTCAGAACGCCCCGATCTGGCTGTGTACGACAAAAGAATTTTGTTCCGCGGCGACAACGAGGCCAGTAATCCGATCACTATCTTCGAATTTAAGAAACCACAGCGAGACGACTTTGTTAACCCATCGTCCAAAGACGATCCTATACAGCAGATAATTCGGTACGTGAATAGCATTCGAGACGGCAAATATAAAACGCCGAAGGGTAAGAAAATGTTGGTCGAAACGAATACACCGTTTTATGGTTACGTGGTCTGCGATCTCACCAGCAAAGTAGAAGAGTGGTTATTGCGCGAGAAGAATTTCAAAGTGATGCCGGACCGTCTCGGTTGGTTTCTCTGGTATGAAAACATCAATCTATACATCGAGGTCTTGTCTTGGGACAAAATCCTTCGGGACGCAAGGCTTCGAAACCGTATCTTCTTCCACAAGTTGGGCATCTCATAG